The Astyanax mexicanus isolate ESR-SI-001 chromosome 12, AstMex3_surface, whole genome shotgun sequence genome window below encodes:
- the LOC125806211 gene encoding uncharacterized protein LOC125806211 — MVGPFSSPPFSTFRINPIGIATRKYSGKKRLIIDLSAPHGSSVPSVNSLVPSDEFSLCYARVDDAISLIKLVGRGTWMAKADIVSAFKVLPIHPDFWHLFCVRWKGRYYFATRLVFGCKSSPKIFDCFAEALSWILLNVCHIPYVVHLLDDFLVLDAPSSPPARCITSLASVFHRLGVPLSAEKTVGPSTSLEFLGILLDSANFQASLPRDKQTRISQVLSEFLQQPRCTKQQLLSLLGHLNFAMRIIPQGRAFISHLLLLASSATSYFQFVTLDEACLAEIRFWLLLLSHWNGISFFFNDAVSNPVDIHLFTDAAPSTGFGGFYDGRWFASQWPAEFFQLPSDLRDSSALRELYPIIVAALLWGHEWTRRVIFTHSDNLAVVNAINKGRSNSLSLMPLLQRLTWHSIMHQFILKAVHIPGSSNSIADSLSRFQFQKFRTLAPLSDPHPTPVPPYLDTIFPLHTPSTI; from the coding sequence ATGGTCGGCCCCTtttcctctccccctttttctacttTTCGGATTAATCCCATCGGCATTGCCACGCGCAAATACTCGGGGAAGAAACGCCTCATCATTGACTTGTCCGCTCCCCATGGCTCTTCTGTTCCTTCTGTCAATAGCCTGGTGCCCAGCGACGAGTTTTCTTTGTGCTATGCCCGCGTCGATGATGCGATTTCCCTCATCAAACTCGTCGGGCGCGGCACTTGGATGGCCAAAGCTGATATCGTCTCAGCTTTTAAGGTCTTACCCATCCATCCTGACTTTTGGCACCTATTTTGCGTGCGCTGGAAGGGGCGTTACTACTTCGCCACCCGGCTCGTTTTCGGCTGTAAGAGCAGCCCCAAGATATTTGACTGTTTCGCCGAGGCACTGTCCTGGATCCTGCTCAACGTGTGTCACATTCCCTATGTCGTGCACCTGCTGGACGACTTTCTGGTCCTCGACGCCCCGTCTTCTCCACCCGCTCGTTGCATCACCTCCCTAGCATCAGTTTTTCACCGCCTGGGCGTTCCGCTGTCCGCCGAAAAGACCGTTGGTCCGTCTACATCGCTCGAATTTTTGGGGATTTTGCTGGACTCCGCCAACTTTCAGGCTTCTCTTCCCCGCGATAAGCAAACTCGCATCTCCCAAGTTCTCTCAGAATTTCTGCAACAGCCTCGTTGCAccaagcagcagctcctgtcGCTTCTCGGGCATCTGAATTTCGCCATGCGCATCATCCCACAAGGTCGCGCGTTTATttcccatctcctcctcctcgcttcttcagCTACATCCTACTTTCAGTTCGTCACCCTGGATGAGGCTTGTCTAGCAGAGATACGTTTCTGGCTCCTACTCCTCTCTCATTGGAATGgcatttcatttttctttaacGACGCAGTATCCAATCCTGTTGATATTCATCTCTTCACGGACGCCGCACCTTCTACAGGCTTCGGCGGTTTCTACGACGGCAGATGGTTCGCCTCCCAATGGCCTGCCGAATTTTTTCAGCTCCCTTCGGATCTTCGTGATTCATCCGCGCTTCGTGAACTTTACCCCATCATCGTCGCTGCCCTGCTATGGGGACACGAATGGACGCGACGCGTCATTTTCACACACTCTGATAATCTAGCCGTAGTAAACGCAATCAACAAGGGTCGGTCAAATTCCCTGTCCTTAATGCCATTGCTCCAGAGGCTCACGTGGCACTCCATCATGCATCAGTTCATTCTCAAAGCTGTTCACATTCCTGGTTCATCTAACTCCATTGCTGATTCTCTGTCTCGTTTCcaatttcagaaattcaggaccttggctccACTCTCAGACCCACATCCAACCCCAGTTCCACCTTATTTGGACACCATCTTCCCGCTGCACACGCCTTCTACAATTTGA